A region of the Legionella sp. PATHC035 genome:
GCGTTTGGGATGAGGGGAAATTACGCAATGGTCGGGCCAAGGCTCGATCGATGTGTGCTCGCAATGAGAGATAATTAAACTCGCACATCAAAAGGCATGCTCAATCATTATCACGCAGTGCCTTGGTTTCTTGCATGGTAAAGGTATAGAGGATCAATCCCATTGCGGCAACAAAAGATAGTGAAATAAATCCCACATGAAATCCGTAACTTTTTGCAATGAATCCTGCAATAATGTTACTCAGTGATGAACCGATGCCTACGCATAATCCAAGAGTACCCAATAAAAAATTAAATCGCCCGGTTCCACTTGCTAAATCAGAAACGATAACCACGGCCACTACGCCAAAAATCCCGGCGCTAATGCCATCTAACAACTGGATAATCAGTAAATAAAAGGAACTTTCTGTGATTGAAAATAAAAGGGAGCGTACGATTAAAAAGATAAATGAACATAAAAAAATGGGCTTACGGCCTATTTTATCGATTATGAATCCCAAGGAAAAGGCAACTACTACCATAACGACTTGTGCTAAGACAATGCAACCTGCCATAAAGAGCGAATCACTATCAGGATTAATTTTTGCCAGCTCTTGGCCAACCAACGGTAATTGCGCTGCATTCGCAAAATGAAAAACAATTACTGCGCTAAAAAAGATAAGAATTGATTTTGATTGTGCAAGTTCTAACAAGTTAACCGGTTCGGCTTGTGGTTCATTATTGCTATTTTGTATCAGGGGCAGTTCCCTGGCTGCAGAATAGTTTATTTCATTTGCATTGATAAATGGGATTGGCATTAATGCCAGGACTGAAAACATGATGGTGCCATATACTATCCAAGAGTGCCCATATAATTGGGCCAATAATCCGATGATGATCATAGCAATAACGGTTCCTGCATGAACGATGGATTCATTCATACTGACTCTTTGGGGAAATAAGTCTTTACCCACCAAGCCCAATGATATCGCTGCAATTGACGGAGGGATCAGGCTGGAGGCCAAGCCAACAAGGGATTGCGCGGCAATAATGAAATATAAAGAAGTTTGGCTTAACAAAATGACGCAGCTTAAAATAATACAAGTACAGGCAAAGGCTATCAGCGATCGCTTAAATCGAAGCGCATCAACCAGCATGCCACTTGGAATTTGAAACAATACGCCAACAATACCGGTTGTAGCGAGCGCGATACCGACCTGGCTAGTGTCCCATCCTAAATTGGAGCGTAAATAAATGGAGAGAATAGGACCAATGCCCCCTTGGATATCGGCAATGAAAAATATCATCAGGCTTAATGCAAGCAAACTACGGCTCGATAATGGTGCGTTTTTCACTCAATCTCCTTGAAGAAAATAGGCATAGATTAAAAGAGTGATTTACCTAGCAGGTTCCTAGGTCTATACACTCCTTTTATGGACTCCCCAAGCTTGGGCGACCAGAGTAGCTCTTCCTTGAATCATTGGGGCAACTTCCCCTTGCAAAATAAGGGGCATTTTTATCGAATGCAAAGACATGATACTTAGAAACCGAGTTATTTTAAACCAGCTGGCTCCAGAGCTTCTGGGATTAATTGGTCCAAGCAAGTATCCAAACTGCATGTCAGTCGTTGCGCGATTGGCGCATTCCCTCGATAGAGCAATGGACTTCCTCAGCAGAAACAGAGTCATTATATTACTTCAATTGATTACCCTGAAACTTCAAGGGATAAACTATTGATTAGCGTATCAGAATAAGGATTGAGCACCAGTTGCTCTTTTTGGTGTTTAGAAAGTTTTTTAATGTAGCGTTCGATGCGCATGGCGATGAGTTTGCCTCCTTTTATCTCCCAGCTTTGAGCAATGGCGAGCGGTTTAAAGCTTCGCGTATATTTACTGCCTTTACCTGAGAGGTGCTCTTGAAAACGTCTTTCGAGATTATCGGTATATCCTGTGTAATAACTTTGGTTGTTGCACTGCAAAATGTAAACCCAATAGCTTTTCTCAGACATGGTGCACGATAAAATCGGATTTCAAGGTGGTTCAACTATAGTGAAATGCGCATCATGAAGCAAACATTTAAAAATATCTTGGGAGAGGAAATTTCTACTAATTTAAGTGTGTTCTGAATCAGGAGGTTGCAAAAATAGTTGATTGATCTCAGCCAGTACTGTTGCAACGGCCATGGATATCCTTAAAAATTATGGGACGAACAACCGAATACTTAAACCATAAGGTATAAAATCATATGCCCATAGACAAAATCGTTTGTGTAGGAAAAAATTATCTGGAGCATGCCAAGGAGCTTGGCGACCCAATACCAGAAAAACCGGTATTGTTTTTAAAACCACCCAGTGTCCTCAAACAAGCCTCTAGCTGGGGTGCGCATCTCCATGTTGATTTTCCCAATGAAGACAACGCCGTACAACCTGAATGTGAAATTGTTCTACGCATAGCCTGTGATGGCTATAAAATGACCCATGAAGAGGCTCGCAACGCAATTGCGGACATCACCCTTGGTCTGGATATGACGTTAAGAGCACGTCAATCTGAACTGAAAAAACAAGGTCATCCCTGGACTACGGCCAAGGTATTTAAAGATGCGGCTGTCCTGGGTCCATGGATTGCCTCTCATCAGTTTCAGGATTATATGAATACTGAATTTCAACTGCTGATTGATGGCGCGCCTAAGCAACGTGCTCAAGGAGCAGACATGATGATGCGGCCTGAAGATTTATTAGTGTATATCAGCCAGTTTTTTCCCTTAAAATCAGGGGACATTATCTATACAGGAACCCCTGCAGGAGTGACCTCAATATCAAAAGGCACGACAGCGGAATTACAATGGGGTGATTACTCATACCGCGTTACCTGGGAGTAGTGCTTGGTGTTTTGAGAATTAATTAACATTCTTTTCCGCGAAAAGATGGGTTTGCGGACTATGAGATGCTTAATTGAAATCTTTATTCCATGACGTAGCATCAGGTGTATCTGTATTTTTTGATTGCGGTTCTGTTGATGGGCTTTTGCTTTGATTGATTGTTGAAAATATTCCCAACCTGGTTTCAGAAATCCTAATCGGAGTATTGCCGCTCTCTTTGCCAGGGGCTATTTCAGATTCGAGGCCATAATTTATAGGTGGCAATGATGTTAATTCCTGATATTGCGGCGATTTTAATAGCGCATACAACTTTTCAATGTTGGTGTTGAGCTCTTGGGGGAATGAATTTTTTTGTATTGAGCTAGGAGGGGGTAATAGGGGGATTAACTCATTTAACATTGAATTTAATTGATGAGTGAATTCTGCAGACGACATATTGGTTGCATTGGTCATGCTGGTCAAGCTAATGAAGTTACGCAATAGAGGATTATCCGCAACAAGATGGGCTAATGCCAGTGGGTTTTCGATTGCAATCAACAGTTCTCGTAAATGAATAAGAGTTTGGCGGGTCAAGGCCCCACCTAGGTTGACTTAATATTTTCTTAATATACGGTAGTTATAATAAAGATACGACATATCCTCTCCTTAGGGAAAGCTAGAGGACTGGTACTTCACTTAGTTTTAATCATTAAACGGGTTTGTCGCTGAGGCAAAGAATAAGAAAAAGCAAAAGGCTTTTTCTTGAGACTTTAATGCGGCGAAGCAAATCCTGTAAAGACCCATTCGAAGAATTTCTCACCTGCCTCTGATTACGTTTTATATTGGTTTGAGCGATTGGAGCTATAACAATGGGCAATTCCTTACTATTCAAAGTGCAAGGTACTAAAGGTACCCCTCAAAAACAAACTGCAAATCTAAAAATGATACCTGATCGATGGGGTAGAAATTGGATTGATTGTCTTGTAGAGGAAGAGACCTCAATAACAAAAGAGCTTCTCGATGAAGCATTTGATTTGGTCGAGGACTTGCAGATCAAAAAACCGGATATCATTATAACAAGTCCGGAAATGGCTGAAAAATTGGATCTGTTTCCCCCCAGATTCTCATCGATCATGTTTTTTCATTCAGTGTTTAACGCTCCTACTCCATCTGGAAAGGCTGAGCAGTCCAGGCACGATTGCATCAAGTATCTGAGACAACTTCCTGATTTTATTACTAAGGTTCATTTTAATGTCTGCCATAAATGGAACAATCCAGAAGAAGTAATAAAGGCTATTCCAAAACAGGTCACTCATTTCACGATTAATGCAGACGTCATTGAAAATTGCACTCATCAGGAACTGAGTTCATTTTTTAGCAGTTTCCCAAATCATGTAAAAGAAATTTCTCTTTTAGGGAGTGACACAAAAAACCTCGTTATTGGTGATAAGGTCTTACGTGATTTGATTATTCGATTACCTATTTCTGTAAAAACGCTCAAGGTTCCTAAAGAGATGA
Encoded here:
- a CDS encoding fumarylacetoacetate hydrolase family protein, whose product is MPIDKIVCVGKNYLEHAKELGDPIPEKPVLFLKPPSVLKQASSWGAHLHVDFPNEDNAVQPECEIVLRIACDGYKMTHEEARNAIADITLGLDMTLRARQSELKKQGHPWTTAKVFKDAAVLGPWIASHQFQDYMNTEFQLLIDGAPKQRAQGADMMMRPEDLLVYISQFFPLKSGDIIYTGTPAGVTSISKGTTAELQWGDYSYRVTWE
- a CDS encoding MFS transporter — encoded protein: MKNAPLSSRSLLALSLMIFFIADIQGGIGPILSIYLRSNLGWDTSQVGIALATTGIVGVLFQIPSGMLVDALRFKRSLIAFACTCIILSCVILLSQTSLYFIIAAQSLVGLASSLIPPSIAAISLGLVGKDLFPQRVSMNESIVHAGTVIAMIIIGLLAQLYGHSWIVYGTIMFSVLALMPIPFINANEINYSAARELPLIQNSNNEPQAEPVNLLELAQSKSILIFFSAVIVFHFANAAQLPLVGQELAKINPDSDSLFMAGCIVLAQVVMVVVAFSLGFIIDKIGRKPIFLCSFIFLIVRSLLFSITESSFYLLIIQLLDGISAGIFGVVAVVIVSDLASGTGRFNFLLGTLGLCVGIGSSLSNIIAGFIAKSYGFHVGFISLSFVAAMGLILYTFTMQETKALRDND
- a CDS encoding DUF5617 domain-containing protein — translated: MGNSLLFKVQGTKGTPQKQTANLKMIPDRWGRNWIDCLVEEETSITKELLDEAFDLVEDLQIKKPDIIITSPEMAEKLDLFPPRFSSIMFFHSVFNAPTPSGKAEQSRHDCIKYLRQLPDFITKVHFNVCHKWNNPEEVIKAIPKQVTHFTINADVIENCTHQELSSFFSSFPNHVKEISLLGSDTKNLVIGDKVLRDLIIRLPISVKTLKVPKEMSMFDNGAERTINLDAYRKKEYFPKSYEEFTSDNLFDSAKDLLNDYTKNSNCFPGVALFFTGHWNRHHVDKVNEIVQKSTGLEDLLNKLQEIESQKDFNHTGSLARRIHYIKQMQYQAQQANPEVTPLSGVTMNR
- a CDS encoding GIY-YIG nuclease family protein yields the protein MSEKSYWVYILQCNNQSYYTGYTDNLERRFQEHLSGKGSKYTRSFKPLAIAQSWEIKGGKLIAMRIERYIKKLSKHQKEQLVLNPYSDTLINSLSLEVSG